The following proteins are co-located in the Gossypium hirsutum isolate 1008001.06 chromosome A02, Gossypium_hirsutum_v2.1, whole genome shotgun sequence genome:
- the LOC121212169 gene encoding B3 domain-containing protein Os01g0723500-like translates to MSCVNCKVEVFSSALQVLALRKPKRSPSFFKVLIGDFDNKLRIPPAFVKYVLKGNVPTMFTLYSDSGNSWRVRVMVEEGSYFFNSGWSKFVKHHDLEIGDFLVFFLVDTSTFDVLIYNGTACPKNIILAAKKRKCLPPLANRQIEDTPSQKCASVSKKPKAVYRGIAFSFHFM, encoded by the exons ATGAGCTGTGTAAACTGTAAAGTGGAAGTTTTTAGCTCTGCTCTTCAAGTTCTTGCACTCAG GAAACCAAAACGAAGTCCTTCTTTCTTCAAGGTTTTGATAGGAGACTTTGATAACAAGCTG aGAATTCCACCAGCTTTTGTGAAGTACGTTTTGAAAGGAAATGTGCCCACCATGTTCACCTTGTATTCTGACTCAGGGAATTCATGGCGAGTTAGAGTCATGGTTGAAGAAGGAAGCTACTTTTTCAACAGTGGATGGTCAAAATTTGTGAAACATCATGACCTGGAAATAGGGGATTTTCTGGTTTTCTTTTTGGTTGATACTTCAACGTTTGATGTTCTCATTTATAATGGAACTGCATGTCCAAAGAACATCATTTTGGCTGCTAAGAAACGAAAGTGCCTaccacctttagctaatagacaAATTGAAGATACCCCAAGCCAAAAATGTGCTTCAGTTTCCAAGAAACCAAAAGCAGTTTACCGTGGGATAgccttttcatttcatttcatgtgA